A window of bacterium contains these coding sequences:
- a CDS encoding nitroreductase family protein, with amino-acid sequence HNAQPTRFVVIESPDVKRRLAERMARRWRPDLEQLRTPEAAIHVELRFSLKRFGEAPALILVGFTMDEMDVYPDRARRAAEHLMAVQSAAAAVQNLLLAATANGLGACWCCAPLFCPGIVRRTLGLPRAFVPQALLTLGYPAHTPPVPPRKSLDAVVSFL; translated from the coding sequence CCACAACGCGCAGCCGACCCGGTTTGTCGTGATCGAGTCCCCCGACGTGAAGCGGCGGCTTGCCGAACGCATGGCGCGGCGGTGGCGCCCGGACCTCGAACAACTCCGCACGCCGGAGGCGGCGATCCACGTGGAACTCCGGTTCTCGCTCAAACGGTTCGGCGAGGCGCCGGCGCTGATCCTGGTCGGGTTCACGATGGACGAGATGGACGTCTATCCCGACCGCGCGCGCCGGGCGGCGGAGCACCTGATGGCCGTCCAGAGCGCGGCGGCCGCCGTGCAGAATCTCCTCTTGGCCGCCACCGCGAATGGGCTTGGTGCATGTTGGTGCTGCGCCCCGCTCTTCTGTCCGGGGATCGTTCGCCGGACGTTGGGGTTGCCCCGCGCGTTCGTCCCGCAGGCCCTCTTGACGCTCGGCTACCCTGCTCACACGCCGCCCGTGCCGCCGCGAAAATCGCTCGACGCGGTCGTCTCGTTCCTGTAG